In a single window of the Prochlorococcus marinus XMU1412 genome:
- the leuD gene encoding 3-isopropylmalate dehydratase small subunit yields the protein MKSEFTLPIGKITQIKGQCISLIGNDIDTDRIIPARFLKCVNFDSLSESVFEDDRETLKGRHPFDLEENKNATILIVNSNFGCGSSREHAPQALMRWGIKAIIAESFADIFYSNCIAIGIPCFTLPKKSIQEIQKNKDNKFLFLEIDLQNSLAKSKDLSFNLEIKESSRRMFLSGEWDATSTLLENEKLIENKFNDLPYLNFNSDFT from the coding sequence ATGAAATCCGAGTTTACCCTACCAATTGGAAAAATTACACAAATAAAAGGTCAATGTATCTCCTTGATTGGTAACGACATTGATACAGATCGAATAATTCCAGCGCGTTTCTTGAAGTGTGTTAACTTTGATTCATTGAGTGAATCTGTTTTTGAGGATGATAGAGAAACTTTAAAGGGAAGGCATCCTTTCGATCTAGAGGAAAACAAAAATGCCACAATACTAATTGTTAATAGCAATTTTGGATGTGGTTCCAGCAGAGAACATGCCCCCCAAGCACTTATGAGATGGGGCATAAAAGCAATCATAGCAGAGAGTTTCGCCGATATTTTCTACAGTAACTGTATTGCAATAGGAATCCCATGTTTTACCCTACCAAAAAAATCAATCCAAGAAATTCAAAAAAATAAGGATAATAAATTTTTATTCTTAGAAATTGATCTTCAAAATTCATTAGCAAAATCAAAAGACTTAAGTTTTAATCTTGAGATTAAAGAAAGCTCAAGAAGAATGTTTTTATCAGGAGAATGGGATGCAACTTCAACACTGCTTGAGAATGAAAAACTAATTGAAAATAAATTTAATGATTTACCCTATTTAAATTTTAATTCTGATTTCACATAG
- a CDS encoding DoxX family protein: MEDKAQTNQVQTASMNRTKAPQKVEVVVANSSSGSEVNILGELSIFVLRIGFCALMIHHGLEKLQDPQGFAEFVVGKYFPFLPGDPVIWTFGAAITQLVCPFGLALGIFARLSSLGLFSTMAFAVYFHLLDTGLEGFPLAVVEGHNYAFELSFIYGAISLYFLCAGPGRLSLFRKTNKITYYPKST; this comes from the coding sequence ATGGAAGACAAAGCACAAACTAATCAGGTTCAAACTGCAAGTATGAATAGAACTAAAGCGCCCCAAAAAGTTGAAGTTGTAGTTGCCAATTCATCGTCAGGGTCAGAAGTAAATATCCTTGGAGAACTATCGATTTTTGTTTTAAGAATCGGCTTTTGTGCTTTGATGATTCATCATGGCCTAGAAAAACTTCAGGATCCGCAGGGTTTTGCTGAGTTTGTAGTTGGTAAGTATTTCCCATTTTTGCCTGGTGATCCTGTTATTTGGACTTTTGGAGCAGCAATTACTCAACTGGTATGCCCATTTGGATTGGCTTTAGGGATTTTTGCGAGGCTTTCTTCTCTTGGTCTATTCTCAACCATGGCATTTGCAGTTTATTTTCATCTCCTTGATACTGGACTAGAAGGTTTTCCTTTGGCAGTTGTTGAAGGTCATAATTATGCTTTCGAATTGTCTTTTATATATGGGGCTATTTCTCTCTACTTTCTTTGTGCAGGTCCAGGCAGGTTATCTTTATTCAGAAAAACTAACAAGATTACATATTATCCAAAATCAACATAA
- a CDS encoding DUF3181 family protein has product MDSQIRISDLENVISEKVFIKIEKWNLYLGDAGLARHLAIECISNKDQGPLEAAKLSLKAINVKVGDGVNSIPLINLITSSQILELEEILEIFFKN; this is encoded by the coding sequence ATGGACTCTCAGATACGTATAAGTGATCTAGAAAATGTTATTTCTGAAAAGGTTTTTATTAAAATAGAAAAGTGGAATTTGTATCTTGGAGACGCTGGCCTAGCTAGGCATCTTGCTATTGAATGTATCAGCAATAAAGATCAAGGCCCATTGGAGGCTGCAAAATTAAGTTTGAAAGCAATAAATGTAAAAGTAGGGGATGGAGTTAATAGTATTCCACTGATTAATTTAATTACTTCTTCACAAATTTTAGAATTAGAGGAGATTTTGGAAATTTTTTTTAAAAACTAA
- the murJ gene encoding murein biosynthesis integral membrane protein MurJ, protein MQSFLKNNVFSISFGTCLSKLAGCIRQIFIAAAFGVGITYDAFNYAYIIPGFLLIIIGGINGPLHNAVVAVLTPLNKKNGGIVLTQVSIKLSILLLILAILIYSNSSLLIDLLAPNLSYETKSIATYQLQILTPCIPLSGFIGLSFGALNSQKKFFLSSISPAITSVTIIFFILFSWIFNQENTSSNFFTYTGLLAFGTLTGTLIQFVVQIWEINKIGLLRLESTFNLFKDEERRIFKLIIPASISSGLSQINVFIDMFFASSFQGAASGLAYGNFLIQAPLGILSNSLILPLLPKFSKLRSEKDKRGLQKKLISGVEYCFLTAIFLTGFFITFNNQIVQLVFQRGSFDYSATLKVKNILIAYAVGIPFYLYRDLLVRTYYSIEKTNFPFKSSFAGIIFNIFFDWFLIGAPIKNFGYLSPYNFGIVGIILSSVIVNFIVCIFLSFNLRNENIILPNLELLRKISLMSLAAFIDSTLCFTILQTKNNFNSNLAEFLLLIFGTLTFFVIYYLLTKYLKVNKFKVSKKEI, encoded by the coding sequence ATGCAATCATTTTTAAAAAATAATGTTTTTTCAATTTCGTTTGGTACTTGTCTAAGTAAATTAGCTGGATGTATAAGACAAATATTTATAGCTGCTGCTTTTGGGGTTGGAATAACATACGACGCATTTAATTATGCATATATAATTCCTGGTTTTTTGCTAATAATCATTGGGGGTATCAATGGTCCATTGCATAACGCAGTCGTTGCAGTTTTAACTCCGCTTAACAAAAAAAATGGAGGGATAGTTTTAACTCAAGTAAGCATAAAACTTTCAATATTATTATTAATTTTAGCCATCTTGATTTACTCCAATTCCAGTTTATTAATTGATTTATTGGCCCCGAATTTAAGTTACGAAACTAAATCTATTGCCACTTACCAATTACAAATACTTACACCTTGCATCCCTTTATCCGGCTTCATAGGTTTAAGCTTTGGCGCCTTAAATTCCCAAAAAAAATTCTTTTTATCAAGTATAAGTCCAGCAATAACAAGCGTAACTATTATTTTTTTTATTTTATTTAGTTGGATTTTCAACCAAGAAAATACATCTTCTAATTTCTTTACTTACACGGGATTACTGGCATTTGGAACTTTGACAGGTACTTTAATTCAGTTTGTTGTTCAAATTTGGGAAATAAATAAAATTGGTCTCTTAAGATTAGAGTCAACCTTCAATTTATTTAAAGATGAAGAGAGGAGGATTTTCAAACTAATTATTCCAGCATCTATCTCATCAGGTCTAAGTCAAATTAATGTTTTTATCGATATGTTTTTCGCTTCAAGTTTTCAAGGCGCAGCATCTGGACTAGCTTACGGAAACTTTCTTATACAAGCCCCCTTAGGCATATTATCTAACTCCTTAATTCTGCCATTACTTCCAAAATTCTCTAAATTGAGAAGTGAAAAAGACAAAAGAGGTCTCCAAAAAAAATTGATATCTGGGGTAGAGTACTGTTTCTTGACAGCTATTTTTTTAACGGGATTTTTCATAACATTCAATAATCAAATCGTACAATTAGTTTTTCAAAGAGGATCTTTTGATTATTCAGCAACTTTAAAAGTAAAAAATATATTAATTGCTTATGCAGTTGGCATACCATTTTATCTTTATAGAGATTTATTAGTAAGAACTTACTATTCAATAGAAAAAACAAACTTTCCTTTTAAGTCTTCATTTGCAGGAATAATATTTAATATTTTTTTTGATTGGTTTTTAATTGGTGCCCCAATTAAGAATTTTGGGTATCTTTCTCCTTATAATTTTGGAATCGTGGGAATAATTTTATCTTCAGTAATAGTCAACTTTATAGTTTGTATTTTTCTTTCTTTCAATCTGCGCAATGAAAATATAATTTTGCCTAACTTGGAATTATTGAGGAAAATTAGCCTCATGTCATTAGCAGCATTTATAGACAGCACACTTTGTTTTACTATTCTCCAAACTAAGAATAACTTCAATTCAAATCTCGCGGAATTTTTATTATTAATATTTGGAACTCTAACTTTTTTTGTGATTTATTATTTACTTACAAAATACTTGAAAGTAAATAAATTTAAAGTTTCAAAAAAAGAGATTTAG
- a CDS encoding competence/damage-inducible protein A gives MSPNSKGVEILSIGTELLLGNIINTNAQWISEQLSQLGLNHFRQSTVGDNCDRIMKVIQEISKRSNLLITTGGLGPTPDDLTTEAIAKSFNVSLFERPLLWDEIKQKLPNSKLQDDSSSLRKQCLFPKNAQIIKNPRGTAPGMIWEPIKGFTILTFPGVPSEMKSMWEETACDFIKTKFSDGYSFFSNTLKFAGIGESSVAEKINDLLNLKNPTVAPYANLGEVKLRITARAKNELEAKNIIKPVKEKLRKEFSKFIFGEDNDTLPSVLIKELTKRNQTIVFAESCTGGLLSSSLTSISGSSKVFQGSIVSYSNELKNSLLNISEEKLSKYGAVSEEVCEAMAINVKEKLGADWAIAISGIAGPNGGSQDKPVGLVYISISGPNNHITNIKKQFNSTRNRIEIQRLSVNVCLNNLRLILLSNSK, from the coding sequence ATGAGTCCTAACTCCAAGGGAGTTGAAATTCTTTCTATTGGAACAGAGCTACTCTTAGGAAATATTATCAATACAAATGCTCAATGGATTTCTGAACAGTTATCTCAATTAGGCTTAAACCACTTTAGGCAATCAACTGTCGGTGATAATTGTGATCGAATTATGAAAGTAATTCAAGAAATATCGAAAAGAAGTAATCTTCTAATTACAACTGGTGGCTTGGGACCCACCCCAGATGACTTAACTACTGAAGCAATAGCCAAATCTTTTAATGTATCTCTTTTTGAAAGACCGCTCTTATGGGATGAAATTAAACAAAAACTGCCAAACTCAAAACTACAGGACGATTCATCTAGCTTAAGGAAACAATGTCTCTTCCCAAAAAATGCTCAAATAATTAAAAACCCTAGGGGCACTGCCCCAGGAATGATATGGGAACCAATAAAAGGATTTACTATTCTTACTTTCCCTGGAGTACCAAGTGAAATGAAATCCATGTGGGAAGAGACGGCATGTGATTTCATTAAAACCAAATTCTCAGATGGTTATTCCTTTTTTTCAAATACTCTTAAATTTGCAGGCATTGGAGAATCTAGCGTTGCTGAAAAAATTAATGATCTATTAAATCTTAAAAACCCGACCGTTGCTCCATATGCAAACTTGGGAGAGGTGAAACTCAGAATCACCGCGCGAGCAAAGAACGAACTAGAAGCAAAAAATATAATTAAGCCTGTAAAAGAAAAATTAAGAAAAGAGTTTTCGAAATTTATTTTTGGAGAGGATAACGATACTCTTCCTAGCGTTTTAATAAAAGAATTAACCAAGAGGAATCAAACTATTGTTTTTGCCGAATCCTGCACCGGAGGCCTTCTATCTTCATCACTAACCTCAATATCAGGCTCATCTAAAGTTTTTCAAGGTAGTATTGTTTCCTATAGTAATGAGCTAAAAAATTCATTATTAAATATTTCTGAAGAAAAGCTTTCAAAATATGGAGCAGTTTCTGAAGAAGTTTGTGAGGCCATGGCAATTAATGTAAAAGAGAAATTAGGAGCAGATTGGGCAATAGCAATTAGTGGAATAGCTGGTCCCAACGGAGGCAGTCAAGATAAACCGGTTGGACTTGTCTATATCTCAATTTCAGGACCGAATAATCATATAACTAATATAAAAAAACAATTTAACTCAACACGAAATCGAATAGAAATTCAAAGACTAAGTGTAAATGTGTGTTTGAACAACCTCCGATTAATCCTATTATCGAATAGTAAGTAA
- the leuC gene encoding 3-isopropylmalate dehydratase large subunit encodes MSQDTLFDKVWDLHKVSTLPGGSDQIFIGLHLIHEVTSPQAFGALKDKKLKVKFPDRTVATVDHIVPTDNQSRPFKDNLAEQMIETLEKNCLQHKIRFFNIGSGNQGIVHVVAPELGLTQPGMTIACGDSHTSTHGAFGSIAFGIGTSQVRDVLATQTIAMNKLKVRQIWCENKLSHGVYAKDLVLHIINELGVKAGVGFAYEFAGPAISALSMEERMTICNMSIEGGARCGYINPDEKTFSYIKNKLCAPKNEYWENALKWWRSLKSDEDSIYDDVIKIDASKIEPTVTWGITPGQSIGINQQIPLLDELSPNDKLVAEEAYEYMSFKPGQPIKDIPVDVCFIGSCTNGRLSDLRVAAQVLKDKKVSKNVKAFVVPGSEKVADEAKQEGLDKIFKNSGFQWREPGCSMCLAMNSDKLIGNQVSASSSNRNFKGRQGSPSGRTLLMSPAMVAAAAINGKVSDVREFIN; translated from the coding sequence TTGAGTCAAGATACCCTATTTGATAAAGTTTGGGATTTACATAAAGTTTCAACTCTTCCTGGAGGATCTGATCAAATATTTATTGGTCTTCATCTTATCCATGAAGTGACTAGTCCTCAAGCATTTGGTGCTTTAAAAGACAAAAAATTAAAAGTAAAATTCCCTGATAGAACTGTTGCTACTGTTGATCATATTGTGCCAACAGATAATCAGAGCAGGCCTTTCAAAGATAATCTAGCTGAACAGATGATTGAAACACTTGAAAAGAACTGTTTACAACACAAAATAAGATTTTTTAATATTGGTAGTGGAAATCAAGGAATAGTGCATGTAGTAGCCCCAGAATTGGGGCTAACCCAGCCGGGCATGACAATCGCTTGTGGAGATTCCCATACTTCAACTCATGGCGCGTTTGGCTCAATTGCTTTTGGTATAGGTACAAGCCAAGTAAGGGATGTTCTTGCTACCCAAACCATAGCCATGAACAAATTGAAGGTAAGGCAAATTTGGTGTGAAAATAAATTATCTCATGGGGTTTATGCTAAAGATCTAGTGCTTCATATTATTAATGAACTTGGTGTAAAGGCTGGAGTAGGTTTCGCGTATGAATTCGCAGGCCCTGCGATTAGCGCATTATCAATGGAAGAAAGAATGACAATATGTAATATGTCTATTGAAGGGGGCGCCAGATGCGGCTATATAAACCCTGATGAAAAGACCTTTAGCTACATCAAGAATAAATTATGCGCACCAAAAAATGAGTATTGGGAAAACGCGCTCAAATGGTGGAGATCATTAAAAAGCGATGAAGATTCAATTTATGATGATGTAATTAAAATAGATGCCTCTAAAATAGAGCCAACAGTTACATGGGGGATTACTCCGGGCCAAAGTATAGGCATTAATCAACAAATCCCTCTCTTAGATGAATTGTCCCCAAATGACAAATTAGTTGCTGAAGAGGCTTACGAATATATGAGTTTCAAGCCAGGACAACCAATAAAAGATATCCCGGTAGACGTTTGTTTCATAGGCAGTTGTACAAATGGGCGACTCAGTGACTTGAGAGTTGCAGCTCAAGTATTAAAAGATAAAAAAGTATCTAAGAATGTAAAAGCATTTGTGGTCCCCGGTTCAGAAAAAGTCGCCGATGAAGCAAAACAGGAAGGTCTTGATAAAATATTTAAGAATTCTGGATTTCAATGGAGAGAACCCGGCTGCTCAATGTGTTTAGCAATGAATTCAGATAAGCTAATAGGTAATCAAGTTAGTGCAAGTTCTAGTAATAGAAATTTCAAGGGTAGACAGGGATCTCCTAGTGGAAGAACACTACTAATGAGTCCAGCAATGGTTGCTGCGGCTGCAATTAATGGCAAAGTCAGTGACGTTCGAGAATTCATCAACTAA
- a CDS encoding ammonium transporter, with translation MTTALQTPQRRSRSRLQDASLVNGPMLLLRSIRGFSSNRSMLWLATVPLALFGLGIFNLSAHAADLPELNAAFLANNLWLLIATILVIFMNAGFAMVEAGMCRSKNAVNILAKNLFVFALAVTSYWFIGYSLMYGGSVADGWLYFGGLFFDPTVTADMVTDAGLVPTVDFLFQSAFAGTAATIVSGLVAERVKFGEFVVFAVVLTAFIYPIAGSWKWNGGWLDSLGFVDFAGSSIVHSVGAWAGLVGAMLLGPRIGKYSDGKPQAMPGHNMAIATLGALVLWIGWYGFNPGSQLAMDQWVPYVAVTTTLAAAAGAIGATIVSTLTSGKPDLTMIINGILAGLVSITAGCGDMTLAGAWFAGLVGGIIVVFSVAALDAAEIDDPVGAFSVHGVCGVWGTVVIGLWGTAVQGDGAGMGLFNGGGITLLLVQALGAAAYAIWTLVTCWIAWSVIGGLFGGIRVSEEEETQGLDIGEHGMEAYPDFASAK, from the coding sequence ATGACCACTGCTTTGCAAACGCCTCAAAGGCGCTCTAGGTCCAGACTACAAGATGCAAGTCTTGTTAATGGACCTATGCTCCTTTTGAGGAGTATTCGAGGATTTAGTTCAAACCGCTCAATGTTGTGGCTTGCGACTGTTCCTTTAGCTTTGTTTGGTTTAGGTATTTTTAATCTTTCAGCTCACGCAGCTGATTTACCTGAGTTGAATGCAGCTTTTCTTGCTAACAATTTATGGCTTTTGATCGCTACTATTTTAGTGATCTTTATGAACGCTGGTTTCGCTATGGTTGAGGCAGGTATGTGTCGTTCTAAGAACGCGGTAAACATCCTTGCTAAAAACCTATTCGTATTTGCTCTAGCTGTAACCTCTTATTGGTTTATCGGCTATTCATTAATGTACGGAGGTAGTGTTGCTGACGGATGGCTTTATTTTGGAGGCTTATTTTTTGATCCAACAGTTACTGCAGATATGGTAACTGATGCTGGATTAGTCCCAACAGTTGATTTCTTGTTCCAGTCTGCATTTGCAGGAACTGCGGCAACTATCGTATCCGGTCTTGTTGCTGAAAGAGTTAAATTTGGAGAATTTGTTGTTTTTGCTGTCGTATTAACTGCATTTATATATCCAATTGCTGGTAGCTGGAAATGGAATGGTGGTTGGCTTGATTCTTTAGGTTTTGTAGACTTTGCTGGTTCTTCAATTGTTCACTCAGTTGGAGCATGGGCGGGTCTTGTAGGAGCTATGCTTCTTGGACCAAGAATTGGCAAATACTCTGATGGGAAACCACAGGCTATGCCAGGACACAACATGGCTATAGCTACTCTAGGTGCATTAGTTCTATGGATAGGTTGGTATGGATTTAACCCCGGTTCTCAACTTGCTATGGATCAATGGGTTCCATATGTTGCTGTAACAACTACTTTGGCAGCAGCAGCTGGTGCTATTGGTGCAACTATTGTTTCAACATTAACTTCTGGAAAGCCTGATCTTACAATGATAATTAACGGAATCCTTGCTGGTTTGGTTAGTATCACTGCCGGTTGTGGTGATATGACTCTTGCTGGAGCCTGGTTTGCAGGACTAGTGGGAGGAATAATTGTTGTATTTTCAGTTGCAGCACTTGATGCCGCTGAGATCGATGATCCTGTAGGCGCATTCTCTGTTCACGGAGTTTGTGGTGTATGGGGTACTGTTGTTATCGGTCTTTGGGGTACAGCTGTACAAGGTGATGGAGCAGGTATGGGATTGTTCAATGGCGGAGGTATTACCCTTCTTCTAGTTCAAGCTCTTGGTGCCGCAGCTTATGCTATTTGGACACTGGTTACTTGCTGGATTGCCTGGTCTGTAATTGGAGGATTATTCGGTGGAATCCGAGTATCTGAAGAGGAAGAGACTCAAGGCTTAGATATAGGAGAGCATGGAATGGAAGCTTATCCAGACTTTGCATCTGCTAAATAA
- the sfsA gene encoding DNA/RNA nuclease SfsA: protein MNDRIIDFDPLIEGVLIKRYKRFLADIELESGEVVTAHCANTGPMKGLLSEGAKVRISVSPSQKRKLPFTWEQICVLNAKNEEVWVGINTLFANKLIKKVIEKNLLIEIIGEIETIKSEVPYGEDKKSRIDFFLTPKSSNPDKRNIYIEVKNTTWIKENVALFPDTVTKRGQKHLMELKKLIPVSKSVLVLCITRKDACFFAPGDDADPLYGNLFRESHSAGMITIPCSFEFHKDHVSWKGIKPLK, encoded by the coding sequence ATGAATGATCGGATAATTGATTTTGATCCATTAATTGAAGGGGTTTTAATTAAGAGATATAAAAGGTTTCTTGCAGATATTGAATTAGAGAGTGGAGAGGTAGTAACTGCTCATTGTGCTAATACTGGCCCAATGAAGGGACTTTTGAGTGAGGGAGCAAAAGTAAGAATAAGTGTTTCCCCTTCTCAAAAAAGGAAATTACCTTTCACTTGGGAGCAAATATGTGTTTTAAATGCAAAAAATGAGGAGGTTTGGGTAGGTATTAATACTCTGTTCGCAAACAAGTTAATCAAAAAGGTTATTGAGAAAAATCTGCTTATAGAAATAATAGGTGAAATAGAGACAATTAAATCTGAAGTTCCTTATGGAGAAGATAAAAAAAGCAGAATTGACTTTTTTTTAACCCCTAAATCTTCAAATCCTGATAAACGTAACATTTACATAGAGGTTAAAAATACGACTTGGATTAAAGAAAATGTAGCTCTATTCCCAGATACAGTCACGAAAAGAGGCCAAAAGCATCTCATGGAATTAAAGAAATTAATTCCTGTAAGTAAAAGTGTTTTAGTACTTTGTATAACGAGAAAAGACGCTTGTTTTTTTGCCCCTGGAGATGATGCAGATCCCTTATACGGCAATCTTTTTAGAGAATCTCACAGTGCAGGAATGATAACTATCCCATGTTCCTTTGAATTTCATAAAGACCACGTATCATGGAAAGGAATTAAACCTTTGAAATAA
- a CDS encoding 4-hydroxy-3-methylbut-2-enyl diphosphate reductase, with product MDTQAFRRSLHHSDRYNRRGFDSPTKRAQALEEAYQSDLISSIRDNNFTYTKGRLNIKLAQAFGFCWGVERAVAMAYETRRHYPNENIWITNEIIHNPSVNDHLRKMNVKFISAKNGIKDFSLVSNGDVVILPAFGATVQEMKLLHEKGCHIIDTTCPWVSKVWHTVEKHKKHVFTSIIHGKFKHEETLATSSFAGKYLVVLDLEEANYVSNYILGRGNRNEFMNKFAKACSNGFDPDKDLDRVGVANQTTMLKSETEEIGKVFERTMLKKFGPENLNSHFLAFNTICDATEERQDAMFSLVDEDLDILVVIGGFNSSNTTHLQEIAINKNISSFHIDTPERISVKENSIFHKPLGSELELKNNFLPNGKINVGITSGASTPDKVVADVIEKLIDIAS from the coding sequence ATGGATACTCAAGCTTTTAGACGATCCCTTCATCATTCTGATAGATACAATAGAAGGGGTTTCGATTCTCCAACAAAAAGAGCTCAAGCGTTAGAAGAAGCTTACCAAAGTGATTTGATAAGTTCTATTAGAGATAATAATTTTACTTACACTAAAGGTAGACTAAATATTAAGTTGGCCCAAGCCTTCGGTTTCTGTTGGGGAGTTGAACGAGCCGTTGCAATGGCTTATGAAACTAGAAGACATTACCCAAATGAGAATATTTGGATAACAAACGAAATAATTCATAATCCCTCGGTTAATGATCATTTAAGAAAAATGAATGTAAAATTCATCTCAGCTAAAAATGGAATTAAAGATTTTTCTTTAGTTTCTAATGGGGATGTTGTGATACTCCCTGCTTTCGGAGCTACTGTTCAAGAAATGAAACTCTTGCATGAGAAAGGTTGTCATATCATTGATACAACTTGTCCATGGGTTTCTAAGGTTTGGCATACAGTTGAAAAACATAAAAAACATGTTTTCACATCTATTATTCACGGAAAATTTAAACATGAAGAGACTCTCGCTACAAGTTCATTCGCGGGTAAATATTTAGTTGTACTTGATCTAGAAGAAGCTAACTATGTTTCTAACTATATTCTGGGGAGAGGTAATAGAAATGAGTTTATGAATAAATTTGCTAAAGCTTGTTCTAATGGATTTGATCCTGATAAAGATTTAGATAGAGTGGGAGTTGCAAATCAGACAACTATGCTTAAGAGCGAGACTGAGGAAATTGGAAAGGTTTTTGAAAGGACGATGTTGAAGAAATTTGGACCAGAAAACTTAAATAGTCACTTTTTAGCTTTTAATACTATTTGTGATGCAACTGAAGAAAGGCAAGATGCAATGTTCTCTTTGGTTGATGAAGACCTTGATATTTTAGTAGTTATTGGGGGCTTTAATTCTTCTAATACTACTCACCTACAAGAAATAGCAATTAATAAAAATATTTCTTCTTTTCACATTGATACACCAGAGAGGATATCAGTTAAAGAAAACTCAATATTTCATAAACCATTAGGTTCAGAATTAGAACTTAAAAATAATTTTCTACCTAATGGAAAAATTAATGTTGGAATTACCTCAGGTGCATCTACTCCTGATAAGGTTGTTGCAGATGTTATTGAAAAGTTAATTGATATTGCTTCCTGA
- the glyA gene encoding serine hydroxymethyltransferase yields the protein MNILQNLKESDPVISNFINSEKNRQETHLELIASENFASIAVMQAQGSVLTNKYAEGLPQKRYYGGCEFVDEIEELAIQRAKKLFNANWANVQPHSGAQANAAVFLSLLKPGETIMGMDLSHGGHLTHGSPVNMSGKWFNAVHYGVNKETSELNFDEIREIAHETKPKLIICGYSAYPRTIDFESFRNIADEVGAFLMADIAHIAGLVASKLHPNPIPYCDVVTTTTHKTLRGPRGGLILCKDAEFGKKFDKSVFPGTQGGPLEHIIAAKAVAFGEALQPDFVNYSQQVIKNAKVLASTLINRGINIVSGGTDNHIVLLDLRSINMTGKIADLLVSEVNITANKNTVPFDPESPFVTSGLRLGTAALTTRGFNENAFAEVGEIIADRLLNPDDSLIESQCKERVLTLCNRFPLYEGKLEASIK from the coding sequence ATGAATATCCTTCAAAATCTTAAAGAAAGTGATCCAGTAATATCAAATTTTATTAACTCTGAAAAAAATAGGCAGGAAACTCATCTTGAGTTAATCGCAAGCGAAAATTTCGCATCAATTGCCGTTATGCAGGCTCAAGGTTCCGTCCTTACAAATAAATACGCCGAGGGATTACCTCAAAAAAGATATTACGGGGGATGTGAATTTGTTGATGAAATCGAAGAATTAGCTATTCAGAGAGCGAAAAAACTATTTAATGCAAATTGGGCTAATGTTCAACCCCATAGTGGAGCACAGGCAAATGCTGCTGTTTTCCTAAGTCTACTTAAACCTGGCGAAACAATCATGGGGATGGATTTATCTCATGGTGGACACCTAACTCATGGGTCTCCAGTAAATATGAGTGGTAAATGGTTCAATGCAGTTCACTATGGTGTAAATAAAGAAACTAGTGAATTAAATTTTGATGAGATAAGAGAGATAGCACATGAAACAAAACCAAAATTAATCATATGTGGATATTCTGCTTATCCAAGAACAATCGATTTTGAGTCATTTAGAAATATTGCAGATGAAGTTGGTGCATTCTTAATGGCTGATATTGCACACATCGCCGGTCTTGTAGCAAGTAAACTTCACCCAAATCCAATACCTTATTGTGATGTAGTAACTACAACTACTCATAAAACATTAAGAGGGCCTAGAGGGGGGCTTATCTTGTGTAAAGATGCAGAATTTGGAAAGAAATTTGATAAATCTGTTTTCCCTGGAACTCAGGGTGGTCCCCTCGAACATATAATTGCCGCTAAAGCAGTTGCATTTGGAGAAGCCTTGCAGCCAGATTTCGTTAATTATTCCCAACAAGTAATAAAAAATGCAAAAGTTCTTGCTTCAACTTTAATAAATAGAGGTATCAATATCGTGAGTGGTGGCACTGATAACCATATTGTTTTACTCGATTTAAGAAGTATCAATATGACGGGTAAGATTGCTGACTTGCTTGTAAGTGAAGTGAATATCACTGCAAATAAAAATACTGTTCCATTTGATCCTGAATCACCTTTTGTAACCAGCGGACTAAGGTTGGGGACTGCTGCTTTAACTACTAGAGGCTTTAATGAGAATGCTTTTGCTGAAGTTGGCGAAATAATTGCTGATAGATTACTTAACCCAGACGATTCACTGATTGAAAGTCAATGTAAAGAAAGAGTATTAACGTTATGTAATCGTTTTCCTCTTTATGAAGGCAAACTTGAAGCATCAATTAAATGA